The genomic region AAGTCGAGGTTGATGAGGCCTTCCTTGACCATCAGATCGGTGATGCAGGCAACACCCGAGAACAGCACCTCGTCGGCCATTGCGAATGCGTCGGCAAAGGTGGTCTTTTCGTTGGCCACACGGAAAAGGTTCTGGTTGGGAATGACGATCAGCGTATCGACATGACGATGCAGCTCATCGATACCCTCGTCAGCCAGTTTCATGCGGCGATTGCCTTCGAACTGGAAGGGCTTGGTCACTACACCGACCGTCAGGATGCCCTGCTCGCGAGCCGCGCGCGCCACCACAGGCGCCGCACCGGTCCCGGTGCCACCACCCATGCCGGCGGTGATGAACACCATGTGCGAACCGGAGAGATGGTCGTTAAGCTCGTCAAAGCTTTCTTCCGCGGCGGCACGTCCCACTTCGGGGTGCGATCCGGCGCCGAGCCCTTCGGTCACCCCGACCCCGAGCTGGATCACGCGCTGCGCGCGGGAGAGCGCCAGCGCCTGCGCGTCGGTATTGGCCACAACGAATTCGACGCCTTCCAGCCCCGAATTAATCATGTTGTTAACCGCGTTGCCGCCTGCACCACCGACGCCAAAGACGGTGATTCTCGGCTTAAGTTCTTGGATTCCCGGAATCTGAAGGTTGATTGTCATCTCTGGCCCCATAGTGGCTGTATGGGCAAGATGTAGCGCTCAATTCGTTAACCGGACCCTAACAACTCTACCGATTTCGTTAACCACGCTGCAAAATGCGAGGCTTGACAGCCACAAAGTCACCGCACGTTAAGCATGATTTGCCCGCAACGATTCATATGCCGCTTGACATTCGCGCGCCCTACTATATAACCAAATAAGAATATAACTTCTCGGTTTTTTAGGAGGAACGACAATGTCCAGGATTACCCCAAGCCTGTGGTTTGACGACAATCTCGAGGAGGCGATGGAATTTTACGCTTCCGTATTCCCCGACGCCAAGATTCACGGCACCGCCCGCTATCCCGAAGGTGGCATGGGTGAGCCCGGTAAGGTGATGACCGGCGATTTCGAACTCCTCGGCCAGCGCTTCAACGCCATCAATGGCGGTCCGCACTTCAAGTTCTCCGAGGCCATATCCTTCATTATCGATTGCGAGGACCAGGCCGAGGTCGACTATTACTGGGACAAGCTCACCCAGGGTGGAGGCGCCGAAAGCCAGTGCGGCTGGGTCAAGGACAAGTTCGGCGTCTCCTGGCAGATCGTGCCCAAGGCGCTCTATCGGACGGTCACCGGCAGCGATCCCGCCGGCGCCCAGCGCGCCACAAAGGCCATGCTCGGCATGAAAAAGCTGATCGTCGCCGATCTGGAAAAGGCCTATCGCGGCGAATAACCAAGAAAGGGGCTGCGGCAGCCTTCCGCAGCCCCTCCGCCTTATTCGATCACCGCGCAGGCGATCCTGTCGCCCGCATCGCCCGAGGGCTGGCTCTGATAGTCGTCCCCACCCCCGTGGATCATCAGCGCGCGTCCCATTATCCCCGCTTCACCCTCATCGAGGGTCACGAGGGAATTGAACACATGCGCGTTGAGGGTTCCCTCGGCGTTCACATACTGGTTCGGCATATCCCCGGCATGCGGGCCGGTTTCGGTGAGATACCCATGCTCGACATCGGCGGGATTGAAGTGCTCGCCGGCCGATTCATGATCGGTTTCGTGATCGCACGTGCCCGTCTCGTGCACGTGAAAGGCGACCCATTGATCGGCCGGCAGGCCTGTGGCCTCCACTTCGATCAGCACGCCTTTGGGCGTCCCGGTCAGGTTCGCCGTTCCAACCTCCTGCCCTTCTGCATCAATGAAAGTGGCGGTGGCGGTCTGCTCCTGCGCAAACGCAGGAGACGCCAGGAGCGCACAGCTTGCCACTGCCGCAACCGTAAGGAGCTTCATGAATCCGGTCCTCCGAAATGTTGGTGTCAATTGACGCGGCCATGCCGGCCACTGCCCCAACCACATCGGACCAATGATCCCAACTCCGGGCGGTTCCCCTCGATTGCCTAGGTTGCAACACGTCAGCGGCAGGGATCGCCTCAAGTCCCCACCACCCCGTACGCCATGCAGAGGAAGAACCTGACCTACACGAAGCCCGACTTGAGCCAGCTTCCCACCCTGGCGAGATAGCCGTCCGATCCGGTGATCTTGCGTGTCGGGCGCGGTTGCACATATTCGGCTCCGCACACCTGCGGATAGACCAGCATGCCGGCAACCGTCGCAAAAGCCGGCCCCTTGGCGCGATCGGGCAACCCGGAAACCCCCAGCGGACGCCCGTTGCGCACGTTGCGCGCCAGCATGCGCCGCGCCAATTCAGGCAAACCGGTGAGGTCCGATCCGCCGCCGGTGAGGACGAACCGCCGGCCCGAAATGTCCATCATTCCCGTCGCCTGCATCCTGTCGCGGATCGCCTCGAGGATTTCCTCGACGCGCGGCCGGATCACCTGCGTCAGCATCTCGCGCGATATCGAATTGGGCGATTCATGGGAGTTGGCGCCGATCGGCATCACCGTGATCACGTCAGTCTCGTCGGTCTGCCCCGGCAGGCACGAGCCGTAGAGCGTCTTGAGCCGTTCGGCATCGGCCACGCTCACCGAGAGCTGCCGCGCGATATCGAGCGTGATGTGGTGCCCGCCGATCGCCAGGGCGTCGGCGTAAACCAGATGCCCGTCGGCAAACACCGATACTGTCGTCGTCGCGCCGCCCATGTCGATACAGGCGACCCCAAGATCGGCCTCGTCGTCCACCAGCGTCGCCAGCCCCGACGCGTAAGGCGTCGCCATCAGCGCTTCGACTTCGAGATGACATTTGTTGAGCGCCAGTTCGATGTTGCGCATGGCCAGCGTTTCGGCGGAAATCACCGCAACATCGACCCCCAGCGTCTCACCCACCATGCCGCGCGGATCGCGAACGCCCTTCTGCCCGTCCAGCGCATAGCCGATCGGCAGCGCGTGGATGATCGAGCGCTCTTCGCGCACGCTGCGCTCGTTGACCGCGATCAGCACGCGCGAAATATCGGCGGGCTCCACCTCATGACCGTCCAGCGACACGCTCGCCGAAAACGTCTCCGAGCCCAGCCGTCCGGCCGTGACGTTCACCACCACCGATTGCACGGTGATCCCCGCCGCCCGCTCAGCCATGCCAACCACGGAACGGATCGCCTGCTCGGCCTTGTCGAGATCGGTCACCACCCCGCTCTTGACCCCCGCCGAGGGCCCGTAGCCAAAGCCGATGATTTCGGCCACATGGGTGCGCCCCCGCAGGGCCCTGCCCTCGGGCCGCGGCACCAGCCGGGCGATTACACAGCAGATCTTGGTCGAACCGATGTCGAGCACCGTCACAAGCGAGGACCGCCCGGGCTGCACCGGCTTCAAACGCGCTGTCATCGCAGAGGTCATCATTGGCTGTCGTCTTCTTCTTCGCGAACCGTCGGCCGCACGGCCACATATTGCGCCACGCGCATGTCGATCAGGTCGAGATCGCGCTGCAGCACCTGGTGCTCCAATTGGTAGTCGTTGAGCCGGCTCAGCGCATCGACCACCCCGGTTTCGGGAAGCTGCACGCGCAGGCCGGAATAAAAGATCAGGTCCCAACGCCGGTCGGCCACCCGGTTGAGCGCCGCGAGGTCGAACGTCAGGTCGGGGTAGCGGTTGACGAGGTTGATCATCGCCAGCGCATCGTCCCCGGCGCCCTCGCCGATCACCAGCGGCAGATCGCCGTTTTCGACGCTTGCCGGCGCGATGGGCGAACCCGAACCGTCGATCAGCATCGTCGCGCCGTCGATCCGCCAGCGGGCCATCGGCTCTTTCTCGGTGATCGAGACCACCAGTGAATCCGGATAGACCTTGCGGATCGTCGCTTCGTCCACCGAGGGAATTTCCTCCACCCGCAGCCTCGCCGCGGCGATATCGAACCCAAGGCTGGACGACCCCGCCTCAATGCCCAGCGCATGTGCCACGTCGGCCTCGCGGGTGAGCGAGAGCCCGTTGATCTCTATGCTGGCGATGGAAAACCCGACATCGGCCATCTGGCCGTTCATGAGGGCGCCAACCAGCCCAAGCCCTTCCCCCAGATCCTCGCGCAGCACATAGCCCCCGATCGCCAGCGTTGCTGCAACCAGCAGCGTGATGAGGCGCAGCGCCAGGCGCTTGTGGAGCACCCACCAATTGCCCAGCGTGACCAGCATGCCGCCGCGCCGGCGCACGGGCACCAGCGTGCCGCGCCCCTGCCCCGGAACCAGCGCCCGGTCGCGCGTTACGGGAGAAAGGTTGGAAACCACCCGCAGGGCGGGACGCTCGATG from Pelagibacterium sp. 26DY04 harbors:
- a CDS encoding VOC family protein, giving the protein MSRITPSLWFDDNLEEAMEFYASVFPDAKIHGTARYPEGGMGEPGKVMTGDFELLGQRFNAINGGPHFKFSEAISFIIDCEDQAEVDYYWDKLTQGGGAESQCGWVKDKFGVSWQIVPKALYRTVTGSDPAGAQRATKAMLGMKKLIVADLEKAYRGE
- a CDS encoding superoxide dismutase family protein, translated to MKLLTVAAVASCALLASPAFAQEQTATATFIDAEGQEVGTANLTGTPKGVLIEVEATGLPADQWVAFHVHETGTCDHETDHESAGEHFNPADVEHGYLTETGPHAGDMPNQYVNAEGTLNAHVFNSLVTLDEGEAGIMGRALMIHGGGDDYQSQPSGDAGDRIACAVIE
- the ftsA gene encoding cell division protein FtsA encodes the protein MMTSAMTARLKPVQPGRSSLVTVLDIGSTKICCVIARLVPRPEGRALRGRTHVAEIIGFGYGPSAGVKSGVVTDLDKAEQAIRSVVGMAERAAGITVQSVVVNVTAGRLGSETFSASVSLDGHEVEPADISRVLIAVNERSVREERSIIHALPIGYALDGQKGVRDPRGMVGETLGVDVAVISAETLAMRNIELALNKCHLEVEALMATPYASGLATLVDDEADLGVACIDMGGATTTVSVFADGHLVYADALAIGGHHITLDIARQLSVSVADAERLKTLYGSCLPGQTDETDVITVMPIGANSHESPNSISREMLTQVIRPRVEEILEAIRDRMQATGMMDISGRRFVLTGGGSDLTGLPELARRMLARNVRNGRPLGVSGLPDRAKGPAFATVAGMLVYPQVCGAEYVQPRPTRKITGSDGYLARVGSWLKSGFV
- a CDS encoding cell division protein FtsQ/DivIB, whose product is MRRKESFTAAPASTVAPPAPRIERPALRVVSNLSPVTRDRALVPGQGRGTLVPVRRRGGMLVTLGNWWVLHKRLALRLITLLVAATLAIGGYVLREDLGEGLGLVGALMNGQMADVGFSIASIEINGLSLTREADVAHALGIEAGSSSLGFDIAAARLRVEEIPSVDEATIRKVYPDSLVVSITEKEPMARWRIDGATMLIDGSGSPIAPASVENGDLPLVIGEGAGDDALAMINLVNRYPDLTFDLAALNRVADRRWDLIFYSGLRVQLPETGVVDALSRLNDYQLEHQVLQRDLDLIDMRVAQYVAVRPTVREEEDDSQ